GAGCAGACCTGTCTGACGTGAGCTGGGTCTGGCTTAGACCTGCCTTTGGGAAGAGGCACTAGGGTTTCTCTTCCCCTAGGGCAGTCCAGAGCCTCAGTGAccccctcctgcctcagccagCTCTACATGCTTACACCAGCCCATCTGGGCCCCAATTCTGACTAGAAAATGCAGGCTCGGGGAACTGTAGCTGGCCAGAGGGTAGAATATTTGTTATCCTCTGTTAAGGTCCTCTCATCTTTGGAACTTGAACATCTCATCAGACTACAAAACTGTGTCTGTAAAAGCACAGCTCTTCTCTGAACGATACTGCAAGTGTTTCATGCTTATCTCTCAGGGACTTGGTGGCAACTGTGCATGGCTTGCAAGtagaaagaaatcttttttctgTAACTGCCTCTCCTCCAGATGCAGCCTGAACTCAGAGACCTGAGCTGTAGTCTTTCCATCACCCTCTGATCAGAGGGTTTGATAGGAAAGCTGAGTGTGCAGCAGCACCTGTGAGCTGGGGCCCAGCAGTGTGCACAAACAGGCATCCAGGGAGTTCTCTCTGTAGGGCTGCTCATGCATGAACTGGAactgagcccagctgctgccctccagcaTTATTTTGAACAAAAAAGTCACACTCTTCTATGTGGTGCAGCTGTGCCCTTAGTAGTGCCTTTATTGCCTCAGGTAGAGCTTGCTGGAGGGGCCTGGGGACTCAGCAGTGCTCAAGGCTGGGGAAAAGAGCTCTTTATGCTTGCTGTTGTTATCTTTCATTTAACAGGCGGGAAAAGAGACATCAAACAGGTAAAGTGAAGAgttgcaaaaaaccaaaaaaattctcagGTGATGGTTTTGCAGAGAAGGTAGAAATGCATGATTCATCGAGATACTCCTGCTTTCCTAAGCAATAAATGATGCTACTTTCCTAACTGCACTATTCTCAGTTGTATATTTTGCAATAAGAACTACTGACAAAAGATAATtgagccagcactgctgacCGCTGTCCAGCTGAGCTCAGTCTCCTCATTCCCTCCCATCCTCTTGAGCCCTCCCTTGTGTGccagaaggaaagcaaagccaAGGTCTGGAGGTGCTATAAGTGGACTGAGCTCAGATCCTTGTCTAGGTTTTGACTCACATGCAAGCAAAACTTCAGTGACCCTCACATCTCCTAATGTGCTTGGGAGTCAGGTTTCTCCTGAGGTTCTGGTCAAGGTCTCCCTGCTTTGGGATGTGAAGGTGCCCAGGCTCACAGTCAGACCTCCACCTCCTCTGGCAGGCAAGCCAGAGAAGAAATCTCAGGCAGAAGCAGGGAAGGTTTCCTATGTGCTCCAAACACCTTGTGATCTTGGTTATGACTTAGAGCAAACAATTTGGATGAGGGCTCATTCCAACCACAGCAGGCACTAAAcagagcctggggccagggagGAGGCTGACCAACCTGCTGATTCAAACTTCCAGCAGACAAGCTAGTGCTCAAGATCCAAGCAAAATCCAGGTCTAGGGGCTTGTGTTGTCCTGTAGAAAACAGTGAGCCTCATGTAGGACCATGATGGCACTGAACAGGGTCAGGCCATCTCTCCAAACAGTGACTAAGAACAAACTcttgaggagcagctccatAGCCAGACTTCTTAGAGTTTGTACCCTGGGACTTGATCTCTCAAGCATCCTCATGTAAGGCTCTCTTAGCTGTAGATTTTGGTCTCAGGATTAGCATTGGTATTTCACAGTATAGGAGCTCCAAAGGAAGCTTTACTCTTGACTGGTGCATTTATAACTCAGCACCACCACTTCATCTCCCACCTCCTTCCTTTTTGTGCAGAGGAAGCCTCCACAGAGTGGAGCTTAGAGAGCTGCAGACATTGTCTTTTTTAGTTCAGATAAAACAGGGACAGGTAAATGCAGATACCAGCATAGTCTATGCCTGCAGCAATTCAGCTCCTTTGGCCAAAAGCCTCAGAAAGCTGAGGAATAGCCAGGTAAAAGAATGGTTCTAGAATATTTATGGAGCCATTATGCTCCCAAATGCCTGCTGGGTCCTGAACTCTGGCAGCTGATGAAAACAATAGCAAGCTGCCATGTCTGATTCTTTCTTATCATTTCAGCCTTGCAGGTAGAGGAGAATCCTTAACAAGATAAAGCAAAATAGAAGAGTcaagttttctttccctgtccAGGAAAAACAGCCTGTTGGATTATAATCTGCAAACAGTAGAGAGTGCCAGCATGAGCAACGAGAGGCCAGAGAATCCCATTTCATCTGCACTGACTGGGGGCCTGAAGAGAAAGAGGGGGAGACCAAAGAAGGAGACACAGGTACATCATCATCCCAAGAGGCTGCCTGAGGATGCCATGGCAGGAACCTGATGGGATTTGCAGGCAGCCCTGGAAAACTGTTTGCTGACAAGGACGGGGAAAGGAGAGGTGTTCTATGGTACACGCTGGGGCTacccaggacagcagcaggatctGCACCCTGGGAAACCTCAGCTCCTGGCCTCAGAGGCACCTCTGATGTGACAGGCAGTGACAGTTCAGCCAGGACATGTGTGAAAGGGGCTGACTAGGTCTCTGTTCCAATGGTGGAGACTTTCACATGTCTTCACCCTCTGTTTCTGCACCAATAATTGGATAGAACAGGCAATGTCCCTTTGGCAGAGTTCTTGCAACTTACTCATTTCCCCAGCCCAAAAGACAAAGAGGTAGAAGTATTGCTGATCATCTTCTAATGCACttcacagctggaaaagcagagacaaCCTTAGGGATCTGGGTACTCTTAGTGGGGTAAGACAGTCTAAGGCCAACCAGAATGAGAGAATGTAAATTGTTTCAGGGATCATCCTGCTTTAAatgattttctccttttatccCAGGAGGATGGTGGAAACACAGCTATTACCCCCCAGGATGCTGTGGAATCTCAGCCAGTGAAGAAACCACGAGGAAGGCCAAAAGGAAGCAAGAAAGTGACTGCTCTGACTGGGGGAACGGTGAGAGGAAGTGGCTTATACTCATTTACTGGGGAGAGAAGCACCACCAGAGAGACAAGCAGGGATGTTTCCCTCAGCTTAGAGATAGTGAAAGTTGTCCCTAATTCAGCTCAGCTTTAATTGCCACTGTTGGACAAATCAGTTATTGTGGTTTTAGTCCTTACTCGCCTCACAGCCTTCCTGTGTTGCCGCTACCAGTTCAGCAGTTTCCTCCCAGTGTTTCTCCTCCACCACTGCCAAATAATCACAACTGGTGCAGTCAGGCAGGTGTTTCCTCCTCAACTGTCTTCTATCCCCAGCTTTAGCTTTTTCTGCTACTTGTGAGACAAGACCTTTGTATAAAGGTCACCTTGGCCTGT
This is a stretch of genomic DNA from Sylvia atricapilla isolate bSylAtr1 chromosome 11, bSylAtr1.pri, whole genome shotgun sequence. It encodes these proteins:
- the LOC136366061 gene encoding high mobility group protein HMG-I/HMG-Y-like; the protein is MSNERPENPISSALTGGLKRKRGRPKKETQEDGGNTAITPQDAVESQPVKKPRGRPKGSKKVTALTGGTAEPPAGKRPRGRPRKWPQAVVQEEGESQGGNPLESSDLNLKLATQGITGEDGSRPGKTTGLRRVSE